atatatatatataaaatgtacatgttcGGTATATACTTTTGCAACACCAAATGTAGTCCCCCCCccgattttctccctaatttagtttTGGCCTGGGAGGTTGAAGGTTatcgtgcttcctccgagacacgttAAGCCAGACAACCACACCATTTCGAActgcataacacacacagaacagagcGCTATCCGCCCCCTTCTACATATATGAGCTCAAAAAAGCCTATGATTGGCTACTGTTgatgtgattgataggggagagagtatcgtcccacccagagagcatgggcAGTTTTACTGGAATGCTGTGGCATTGTGGGGATTTGAACTCGAAATCTCCAGATGATAGTGCAAACGCTTTTATGCCACTTGGGAGCCCACTTCAAATGCAGTTAAAGATCAGATTTGCAGTAGATATACAGAATATCTTACAGGTAAATCGCTGAAGTTTGCTGAATccttgattctgattgatcagaaggtggtgattaattcaaggtaattcaaatcacaggtttacagtaAATTGCTCATGCTAATAAATGATcgttctatagtaacagctcactcaaTTTCTCTGTAATAACCTGTCTTTGTATATGCTACTTGAACTGCAAGTAGCTGACATTAGCCACATTTTAGTGCACACCCTAGTGACCCATGTCCCACACTAGTGACCTTAATCCAGCGTATGATCAAATGTTTCCAAAACACAATTGCTGCCTAAAATTGAAGACCATGTTAACCTGAAATGAAACCATGAAAATGTAACATGTATTAAGCCTTTcatttagaaaatataatttcagaCTAATGAGGACTGGACCTGCAGGCACCCTGTATCAGAAGACACATCTTGCTGTTATTTACTCTCATAAATGAACATATAGCAAACATTCAGTTAAAAGAGCACTCAGACCACAAGGCTCGTACCAACCTTTTTCTACAggaacacaaacatacacacacaacacaaagacaTAGAGGAGAATGAGTTCATCTACTGAGGACAACAAACATATGTGGGGTTCACATTCTGAAGACATGACTGATGATATATGATGCATGTGAATGATACACTGGACTCTAAATTACTTACCTCTTTGAAGCCTCTGTTCTTGATGCTCAGTTTCTTAGCATTGACAAAATCAAACAActttccatactcttctctaAAGGAAGGAATAAAGAAGAGGAGAGCAGTGGATTGAGCGGCCAGCACATTAAAACAGCGGCTGCTGTCACAGTCTGTGACTCTGTATTGACTGTAATTGTCCATAAATGACAGTAAAAGTAGTGAGTGAATAATTACCTTGCATAATCTCACAGAGTCTGCTCAAGGGTcttgtagtgtgtgtttaattttcaatttttatGAAGGTCTTGCAGTATTGAAGCATGCCTGGTGATAATTGCTCATTTATGATCAGTTGTAATATTGGTAGTTtggtgtgatatatatatatatatatatatattcaaaattaTGCTACAAGACCTTATACCTACCTAACTCACAATGGTGATAATGACATAACAAAGACTGGATTAGGcttaaatgaattatttcaaTAATCAAGATTTTAACCAATCACCAGTTATTGCTATGGATACTCCTTGCCTCGATCAAAAGTATTTGTAAGTGAGCTCTAAACGTACAAAATTTGTCAGAGATGGGACtactttttcagaaaaaaaactgtggtttTAAGTAACtgaaattatttctttattttttatttctccagtGCTGGGAATTGGGATGGATGTGGTAAGACCTCTCATGTCTACCTCATTCTAAAATGTCAAACTGCTCAGTTTTCAACTGCATTATATATTGCATTATATAGTAGCATATTTTCAACTGCCCTCAGGCTTCCATCATAAGTATGTGGGTGAGTGATAAGTGTGGAATCCATCCCTCctacacagagaacacagccatttttgctcattttgccCCTGGCCACGGATTGCTGTGGCAACACTGGGCCTTCAAACTTGTAATCTTCCAATGACagggcaaacacttttctgttgcaccactcacgaaacacattttttaagcaaaaagttaatcctttttttcctctgtctagGGAAtcatattaaaatgcatgcGCTTACACTATAGATGTGGTAGACAGCGATTAGGTTAAAAATCACACGGGTATTTCTTTATGACAGGCTGCGAAACTGATCAGTGACAAAGGACAACTTCCATAATACTAAAGCATCTAATCATGGAGTCTGGCTTGGTTTCTATTACCCATAAACATACAtcttttaaaacacacatttgaaGAGATAATGGTGATTATGGGAAATAGCTTTCTACCTCTCAATACTGCTGAAGGTGTACTGGTTGCCCTGTTTGGTCTCAATTTCAAAGTCAAAGGAGCGTGTAGTTGTGGTGCCTCTGGCAAAGTTCACACAAGCGATCTCCTCAAAGCGCAGGTGTACCGGGGGCTTGTGAACATAGATGAAGCCTCTCTCTAGAGGATACAGCAGCCCTGAGCTGGCCTTATAGGAGCAAGTGATACACTGAGCACCAGAGTGACtgcaaagagacagaaagaaaagagtgaTGTGCAAAAATGAATATGGCTATATGAATATGTAACTCGTTAATGTAATAACTCTAAGTGAATTGTAAGAATGTGAGAAAGTTGTGTTTGCCTGTGTACATGTGTCTGTGTTACCCTTGGAAGTTTCCAGGTACTGTGATCTTCCTGTTGACTAGAGCCTTCATAACCCTGCTGACCATCTCATATAAAGAGCCAGACATGTTCTTAGTCAGCTTTCCCTCAAATCGCCTCTCTACCTCTTCCCTGTAATGGAGGGAAAAGTCACCGCAAGAGCATTTACGACCGCTTACAACATTAATTAAGTCTTTATTGAACGACTCTATTTAATGCATCTTCTTTGTCCATGTCTTGgtcccctgtcaatcatgttCTAACTTAACATGTCTCTTACGAAGCACTTTCAGGTTTTAAAGTTTTTCATCTTACTCTTTCCTCCAACTCTCCaactctcgctcactcactcgctcatgTTGAGGGTGAGGTTGATGTCTTCGTCCTTGGAAAATAGCAGGATGAGAAAGTGGTAGCGGGTTTGTCCCTGTTTAATGGGGGGATCCAGACTGATCTGTTAAAGCAGAGataagaaaaacaatgaaaagaaaaaatataaaagccaAAGATTTCTGAGCTCCTAAAGCCTCAGAAGCACTGCTTACACAGCTTGTATCGGCCTTCCTCCATTACTCTACTACTTCCAAGTAAAGGCCATGGCAGGTGAACTTGTGGGGTTTTTGTATGCACTTCCACAGAATTTGCTATAAACCTTGCTTATTGCTTGAAGTTGTGTTAAAGATGAATTCCAATGGTGAGGTGGCAAACAGCATTATTGTTTGCTGAAGCATGTAGTGAAACGTGGTCAAAGAATTTTACGTAACCCACACTCTCCTACTGACATTTTAGCAGTAGATtccgcaacagtttcttccctgaggtaatcagattactcaacaccctgctgcctcccaacactcacctgggctagtcaaacacgtaacccagtatgactcaaaAACATTGTACACCTacactttacaaagctgcaaCAGTCACTTATTATTATGGAACTCGTTTTTGCTGCCAGttgctgctacactacaaaatagtttacagttAATGTTCTGTGTATTGTCCGGTGTATCCATTGTTctgttatgtgtatttattgtcctgcactcgtctcacactgttgtgtattgtactttatgtagtcttgcatactgttctgtgttgcaccgtggtcctggagaaacaccGTTTCGTTCCAATGTacacaagctatatagaggaatgacaataaaaacccacctGACATGACACCAGACTTGACACTAGtgacatataataaataacatactgtataatgcaTGGTGAGATGAGGAGAAGGGAGGcgccaggctgtgaggacgcacgcctggcactgagttggaTAATGAATGGGAGAGAGTGATAAAGGAGCGGCTGGAGACGcccagggggagagagagatgcacgcgtgttttgtgtttgtgttttacgtTTTGGTGTTTACATTCTGTTTGAGATTAAACTTTACGTTTGAGTTCACTcggttcccgcctcctccttgcccacCCTTGAAGTTTGTTACACATGGTTTACGGTGTATCttctaaattattaatttatttgcacCGATTACTTCAGAAATAGAAAAGACGACAAAACATTGTGAAATGGCTGCAACACAGCTGATAAAAAAATATGGTGTTTCTCTGGAGATTTTGAGTACTAAGCTGCAACCTCTTCAAGAGATGGCACAATATCACTCTTTTGTTTCGTCATACTGACAgcgatactgaaaccttgagtatcagccaatACAGATACCCAtgtgatattgttttctttaaaaactactaagttttaaaatgttttctttcacacAGAAATTACttcaactgaaaataaaataatgtataaatataattaaatcaatcctaacaaaagaaaaaactgtcaagtctctttatatgtaaacatttccagttctaaaaataaatttcttttccaaatcaaaTTCCAATCTTTTGCCATTTGCTGCAggatctgatatctgatatgttTTCTCCGATATCCAATTCACCGTTTTTGCTGGTATTGGCCTGATATCGACACTGGGTATTGGATCGGTGCCATCTCTAACctctacatttttattacttcaaATACTGCCTACATTCTTCTTCAGATATGGGTCCAGGGCTGGCTGGaataaatgggctagcagggctaagcaCTCACTctctttaaaggaaaaacagactAAAATAAGGTTGAATTTTTGACACACTGCATGCTTACAGACTTGAAACTCTTGGTGTTGCTTATCTGTCTTTCAGTTAGTGTGGTCCTTTGTGTGGCTCCTATCATGGGTAAAAAAACACATGGAAAAAAGGTAGTTTTCTTAAAAATAGGACTTCGAATGCCCCATCTCTGAACCAGAGATAATACAAACCTTGAACGAGTTTTCCTACTTCTTTACGTCTTTATCATCATTGTGTACCAAGTAAAAGCGTTTTCCTTCTTTATCAAAGCAGTGTCCTCTGGAACAAGAGAGCATGTCATAAACGAGAGCAGAAAAGACTCTGAGACCCTTCACTCACCACGAAGAACATCTGTCTCTGGTCTTTGTGGGGGAGCAGGAAGAGgcgcagcactgtggtgtaggGGATCTTGTAGTCGAACGTCTTACCATGCAGATGCAGGAAGGTGGGATAGATACGAATATCATACCTGcccagagagagaaacaagacaTCTAATCTCACCAAAGCAATTAGTACTTTATCTTAATCTTAAcactttttttcaatttctgaCGTCATTAAGGTAGAACATTTGACAGAAAAATCAGTTTGACCAAAATGCAGCATGCTATTCGTGTTtgtaagtgtgtatgtatgtgtgtgtaccttccCCTGGGTGTGAGACACTGCAGCTCtctgaaaatacacacagcGTCTCCTGTAGCCTGAATCACATCTGCCTTAGAAAGAACATTCTGGGCAAATGCCTGAAACAACAGCACAGTAAAGCATTTATTATGCtgatattatagtgtattatagttgAAATTGTTAACTGTTAAAGTCCAAAGATAAAATGCTCAAAATGATACTAGccaaaattatacatttttaagcAAAAATGAGGTTCAGCTTTAGTTgggattttatttttggttattttttttacctttagaATATGTTTATGCTGTTTTTCTATGTGAATGTCAGTTTTAGAATATAATACCTGCACTGTAGTTAGTGATCTATAGGATGGAAGTCcacttaaataaaacatatatgaTTTTTTCTAATCTATCTATAAAAGCTTTAAGACTTTATCCACTGCATTGTGTGAATTCTGGTGGTGTCATATTCCATATTCAAACCTCTGGATATTTAAGCATTATGGCTAGAATATAATCTTGTGCTCAGAGaaatatcatgcagatacatttACAATCAGAGGTGATTAGACAGCAGACAAGCCAGAAAGAGTCCATTAATTAATGCACTTTCAGTCAACACCGCTTCCTCATAAAACAGAATTAAGTTAAATAgcaacatttcacattttttatacataatattaaaaaatgcacTATTTTGCATTCAGTGACTGTGAGACTACAAAGTGCAAATTTGTCTTCAAAATGATTGCGCAttaatgatattattttagaccTAATGTTTATTCACTAGGATTTatcaataatttttattattatattatattaataattatataatatatatatattattattataatttatatatatatatatatatatatatatatatatatatatatatatatatatatataataataacccTGACGCAAGCTGCAACAGAAGATTTTTCTTTAGCACACAGTTCTATTTCAGGACTATTTAGTTTCATTGTCTCCTTTTCGTGGAAAAGTGTGCCATCTACTGGTCATAGTAGGAAAAatattgagatcacatttttaatgtgcAAAATACCTGCTTCAGCAATAGTGTGGATAAAATTAAACCATGGGGACATTTGGGAACTAAATTttgcccaacacacacacacacacacacacacacacactctgtctcaccTCTACAGGGTCCGCCCCCTCATCTCCTGTAGTGGGCGGGACGTAAAAACGCACCTCCATGAGTGACACCTCTGTATCATCGTTCTGATGAAACTCTAGGGTGACTTCATTTTTTCCAGTGGTACACTGGGATACACTGGAGAGCGGGATCTCAAACACAGGAGTGTCACTCACTTCAAACGACAGCAATGGgcctaaacatactgtatactgttatcaccctgaagtcaattatttcccaataacagcacatcctaaagtgttacagaaaaattaatcaacaccttctacaGTGTTGTGACATAACACTCCCACTTTGCATTTCTAAAATGATATCTTGACATAAAAAACTGGTCCCTATCATCAAATAATATCAAACCTTTTGATCAAACAATAAGAAGTTTTGCTGACCGTTGAATTTAGCAGTGCCCCAGTTCCAGCCTTTCACACACATGTCTTTCTCGGTCAGCTCCACTTTGTAATTATCTTTGAAATACTCAGAGATTTTTTCAAAGTCCTGGAGAAAccaaagagacagaaatgtaaaattaaGCTTATAGACTGCTTCTGCTTTCAGAAAGTGGCACAATCTTCAGACTCACAGTATCTTTGAAGCCATCGTATTTGTACACGTGTCCGGTGCTGGTGGAGAGTTTGATGCCGTGGCCCAGGCAGACTCTCCTCCACTGGGCCTGACTGAGCTCTGGGACAGGGATACTGTCCACCTTGCCCGTCTTACTGCTTTTATACACCACCATCTGCTTACTGAATCGCAGACGCCCATCATTCTACAGCAAGACACAGAATTGGAAAGGCAAGACAAAGAGTCACTGAGTGTAAGCCAGTGCAGGTTTACCACGTAGATTTTTGTGAGAAAAGTGAGAAACATACAaagaatttttaataaagaaatattcgTTGCCCTGTTATCTTCGTTTTACAAGCACTCTGTCACATAATTATAACTTCATAAACATGTTGTTACATTATTATCACTGCAAGTCAACATAATGCTGAATAATACTCTAATGACTCAATCTTATGCAGGTATAATTATGTgacataaaaatgtacagtggAGAAATAACATAAAAGTAATAACCTAAGTAGACTATTGTAGTTACTCCAAACAGCACTGTTGCTTTGTAACATTACACTAAGGAAGGATGATATTTAAGGAATAGAATTCttggaggcatgctgttatcggaaaataCGACAGGGGTGTGTGATACGGCCCACACaagcagagttactattacggccctgtttattttcctagaacagcaagTACTGAAGTGTCTTTACAACAAttcaaagtgtttatttattaaatagtgATGCATTatactttctatccatttacaattaatacatttaatgttgtggaaagccTGCAAAACAATTTTACCCCGTTATCATTTGTGTTATAACAgctaaacagtcgttccctcaccagcctcacttctcttctctctcttgaagttaataaattgccaaaaaaaaaaaaatgcagcctgaAACCACAAAGCGAAGtgtcctccgtcctgaagactttccccatgtctgaaaacttacagttacagcttcacctctgactgacactggagactccttccataactgctACATAAACAACTCCTTACACAAAACCTCATCATATGAACAATAACTGTTTTTAAAACTAGTTTTTGTAGAACATCTGCCATACACACGCCCTTCCTAAGGTGTTATATAAGTTGCTAGACataataacatatttatatataaggaatttttttattcaacattttaaaaagacagtaAGTACCAAGGAAATGAAAAGACGTGCAAAatcaaaaaagtaaataaaaaaatctaaagaaatgTCCAGTTACTTGAGTACCAAAGGAGTTCAGAAAACATGACGTTAAAACATTGTACtaatactgttattataatACTGTTATGTCACCCATCTCCACAAGACATGTTCAGCTAATTACACATGGACCTTGAAAACCTTTGGAAGACCTTCTACTCACCCAGGAACCCTTGACCTCCTGATAAATGTCACTAAACTCCAGAACATCAGTCATGGCAGCAACTTCGCTCTTACGTCCCAGGAATGATCACAATCTGCATCAGTAAGAGGAAAGTAATCAGTGCTCATATCAgggtatgatttaaaaaaaaaaaacaacattcctGCTTATAAGAGGTCCATGAGCAGGTTAAAGATGGTTTATGGTGGTGTTGGATTGGTAAAACAGCTTATACTCAGAATCATGTGTGGAAACTGTCTGTGCAAAACTTTGAAACAGAGCAGATGTTTAGACAAGATAGGACATAAATATAGGAAATATTATATCTGTGTGACAGGAGTGGTGATTTACTGCATTGTTTTGCTCTGTGTAGTAACTGAGACTGTGAAGGTGGTTGAATTCATGTCCAAAGTGCAAGAGTTCAGCTGAGCATAGCTCTCTCAGTGATCTCGCCCTCTCTAGTTAATCTACTGAGCACAGCCCATGCAGCTGGCTATAGTCTAACACTTCACAGCATCATCCAGCGACACCACACGCTAGCTAGCTGAACACACGCAGCGCTGCTAGTGCTAACAACGGCTTAGTACACAGCTAGGCTAGCTGCTTTAGCCATTTCAGTGGGGCTTACTAGCACACCATGTTAGCTCTCCTTTTCATAACCCAGGGACACACCGAAGCGGCGGAAATACTTTATCAAATACACTTCTGCTCGTTAATTATTAACAGGCTGAATAATATAGTTAGATAATGTTATCAGCGGTACTGTTTCTTCGGGAAcgagaaagaaaacagcaatAGACCTGTTCCCTGGGGCTGGGAGTCGATCCCAAAAAAAAGAGTCGGTTCATCGGTTTCAGGCAGAGCGATTCATGAGTCGAGTCTGAAGCTTTGGAGTCGATTCTACATAGTTAACTGTACTCaggagtttttgtttgtttgtttgtttgttttgttttgtccctGGATATATATTAGCAGCCTATACATTagattacattattatattagtatatttGCAGACATTAGATTAATTAATCTGTGTTTTCCAAACCAAATAGATAACCTGGAGGGGTTTTGTGAAACAAATTGTTAAAATGACTTATCAGGTGAAATGGTTTATAAAGTTTATTAGAAAGAAAGTTTTTAAGAAAGTTAAAAAGTAACTTTTGGGACAGAAATCTGACTTGGTCACTCATATAAAGCCACTCACTCGAATTGTTTAGTTGAGAGGTTTAGCCCTTGTTAGCCAGATGAGATCATTTTGCTAGGTTTGCTaggtcttctttttttttaaaatagatctGGATAGTTAGACTTTATGGGATCGATGGGCAAAGTCCCGGTTTCTGCAATGGACAGGCTAAGAATTTTGATACGGAATCGATTCAACACTaggaatcagaatcagagtcgACTCCAAATGTTGGAGTGAAAAATCATTGGCGTGCGTAGACGTATGCGCCAGCGCGTATGTAAA
This sequence is a window from Pangasianodon hypophthalmus isolate fPanHyp1 chromosome 3, fPanHyp1.pri, whole genome shotgun sequence. Protein-coding genes within it:
- the ssrp1b gene encoding FACT complex subunit SSRP1 — protein: MTDVLEFSDIYQEVKGSWNDGRLRFSKQMVVYKSSKTGKVDSIPVPELSQAQWRRVCLGHGIKLSTSTGHVYKYDGFKDTDFEKISEYFKDNYKVELTEKDMCVKGWNWGTAKFNGPLLSFEVSDTPVFEIPLSSVSQCTTGKNEVTLEFHQNDDTEVSLMEVRFYVPPTTGDEGADPVEAFAQNVLSKADVIQATGDAVCIFRELQCLTPRGRYDIRIYPTFLHLHGKTFDYKIPYTTVLRLFLLPHKDQRQMFFVISLDPPIKQGQTRYHFLILLFSKDEDINLTLNMSEEEVERRFEGKLTKNMSGSLYEMVSRVMKALVNRKITVPGNFQGHSGAQCITCSYKASSGLLYPLERGFIYVHKPPVHLRFEEIACVNFARGTTTTRSFDFEIETKQGNQYTFSSIEREEYGKLFDFVNAKKLSIKNRGFKEGMKVRDEMYSDSDDDQHDAYLERMKQEGKIREEANDSDDSEAGSDESFNPGDEDDDVAEEYDSKASASESSAEDADSEEDRKKKPVKKAKTVKEGKHKKEKKMKDSSAPKRPMSAYMLWLNASRDRIKAENPGISVTEILKKAGEMWKQLSKDKKEEWEGKAEEAKKEYERAMKEYRESSGGTSKKARKKGGKSEERKKKKLGGGRERERNRVAGNDSFKSPEFISSEESSSESNRGKGRKRKGSDDEEKQATSTPSSEESGSD